The following are encoded in a window of Castanea sativa cultivar Marrone di Chiusa Pesio chromosome 5, ASM4071231v1 genomic DNA:
- the LOC142634505 gene encoding topless-related protein 4-like, which produces MVNDLAFSNRNRQLSIISCGEDRTIKVWDAVTGNKLYTLEGHEAPVYSVCPHPKFIISVDIFTITAVQELTMSLGANLAREWPTALTGHAIYMWD; this is translated from the exons ATGGTTAATGATCTTGCCTTTTCAAATCGAAACAGACAACTATCCATTATAAGTTGCGGAGAGGACAGGACTATCAAG GTGTGGGATGCTGTCACTGGTAATAAGCTGTACACGTTAGAAGGGCATGAAGCACCAGTTTATTCTGTGTGTCCTCATCCTAAG TTCATCATTTCAGTGGATATTTTTACGATAACTGCTGTTCAAGAGTTGACTATGTCGCTTGGGGCCAATCTTGCACGAGAATGGCCTACAGCGCTGACGGGACACG CTATTTATATGTGGGACTAG